A genomic window from Tolypothrix sp. PCC 7910 includes:
- the rpsU gene encoding 30S ribosomal protein S21 has translation MTQVVLGENEGIDSALRRFKRQVSKAGILADVKYHRHFETPLEKRKRKAVAARRKRRFK, from the coding sequence ATGACCCAAGTGGTTTTAGGAGAGAACGAAGGAATAGATTCAGCACTGCGTCGGTTTAAACGCCAGGTTTCCAAAGCTGGAATATTAGCTGACGTTAAGTATCATCGGCACTTTGAAACACCGTTAGAAAAGCGTAAACGTAAGGCAGTAGCAGCTAGACGTAAACGCCGTTTTAAATAA
- the pth gene encoding aminoacyl-tRNA hydrolase: MTEAVTKPALVIPQLIVGLGNPEPKYDQTRHNIGFAAVDALSRAWQIPLAENKKFQGEYGEGVAPVGGKIRLLKPLTYMNRSGQAIQAVTSWYKLPPESVLVVYDEMDLPLGKTRLRLSGSAGGHNGMKSAIAHLSSQNFPRLRIGIGKPKGAANNDDSGAVSHVLGRFTATENQTMSLVLQFVVECIELSLKQGVEKAMNRCNSRTIEISES, encoded by the coding sequence ATGACAGAGGCTGTTACAAAACCAGCTTTGGTGATTCCCCAGCTAATTGTCGGGTTGGGAAATCCAGAGCCTAAGTATGACCAAACGCGCCACAATATTGGCTTTGCAGCCGTTGATGCACTCTCACGTGCTTGGCAAATTCCTTTAGCAGAAAATAAAAAGTTTCAAGGCGAGTATGGTGAAGGGGTTGCGCCTGTAGGGGGTAAAATCCGCTTGCTGAAGCCATTAACTTACATGAATCGCTCAGGACAAGCAATACAAGCAGTAACTAGTTGGTATAAATTGCCGCCCGAGTCGGTTTTGGTAGTTTACGATGAGATGGATTTACCGTTAGGAAAGACTCGCCTCCGTTTGTCTGGTTCTGCTGGGGGTCATAATGGTATGAAAAGTGCGATCGCTCATTTAAGTTCCCAAAATTTTCCACGGTTACGCATTGGTATTGGGAAACCAAAAGGTGCAGCTAATAACGATGATTCGGGAGCTGTTTCCCATGTGCTAGGACGTTTTACAGCCACCGAAAATCAAACAATGTCACTTGTACTTCAGTTTGTAGTTGAGTGTATAGAACTTAGCCTCAAACAAGGAGTAGAAAAAGCAATGAACCGTTGTAACAGCCGCACTATTGAGATTTCAGAATCTTAG